From the genome of Miscanthus floridulus cultivar M001 chromosome 10, ASM1932011v1, whole genome shotgun sequence, one region includes:
- the LOC136484756 gene encoding cysteine-rich receptor-like protein kinase 43, with the protein MASKSSLLNTLPTNPPAQFLKEITDGFSDARKLGEGAFRTVYEGILQDGEKIAVKKLSDNAPVAPEKQFTIGVGNLMAMQHPNIVRLLGYCHEPQKKVIEHSGRYIIVDVVESMLYYEYVPNGNLDKYIFDASFRPDWKTCFEIIKGICQGLRYLHKEMDRPIVHLNLQPSNILLDENMVPKITDFGLSRLFGEELT; encoded by the exons ATGGCCAGCAAGTCGAGTCTTCTGAACACCTTGCCGACTAACCCACCAGCGCAGTTTCTGAAAGAGATCACGGATGGGTTCTCTGATGCTCGAAAGCTTGGTGAAGGTGCATTTAGAACTGTTTATGAG GGCATTCTGCAAGATGGGGAGAAGATTGCCGTGAAGAAGCTTTCAGATAATGCGCCGGTGGCACCTGAGAAGCAGTTCACGATTGGGGTTGGGAATCTTATGGCCATGCAGCATCCGAATATAGTGAGGTTACTGGGCTACTGCCATGAACCGCAGAAGAAAGTGATCGAGCACAGTGGAAGATACATCATTGTAGACGTGGTTGAGAGCATGCTCTACTATGAATATGTGCCTAACGGAAACCTTGACAAGTATATTTTTG ATGCATCTTTTAGACCTGATTGGAAGACATGCTTCGAGATAATCAAGGGCATCTGCCAGGGCTTACGTTACCTGCATAAGGAAATGGATAGGCCAATTGTTCATTTGAATCTTCAGCCTAGCAACATATTGTTGGATGAAAACATGGTGCCGAAAATCACGGATTTTGGCCTGTCAAGACTCTTCGGTGAAGAGCTAACCTGA